The following coding sequences lie in one Rhizobium sp. ZPR4 genomic window:
- a CDS encoding polysaccharide biosynthesis/export family protein — protein sequence MAPWLLALLLSGVAMHGIASAAANDVYRVGPQARIKVAIVEWIAATGEYKEWTALNGEYVVSQSGSISIPMIGEMQVGDKTVEDISADIGEKLKQITGLALAPTASVEVVKYPMIYVSGAVEKPSELEFRPGLTVKQAIAMAGGRERRSSQTGDYSEAQQVSYAGEISRMELQLKQLGARRARLMAELNDQPAISFPPEIKAAPEGSAVSQIMTSEVDLFNARADALRQQLAAAADLEVLLRNEINILDEKMSSQDEQVKIAQDELSDISKLVDTKILTTSRKTSLERIVAEMQAGKLDLVVASMQAKQKLSETQRDALNLTGQRKTDAGQQLQTTETEIEDTKLKRNTTLQLLQLSGASLSRSQSMKALDLQPMEYWITRNGDEANAIKASEATALQPGDVLDVRYNISGSLDGTALSSADTGQSQ from the coding sequence ATGGCGCCCTGGTTGTTGGCGTTGCTTCTTTCCGGCGTGGCCATGCACGGCATAGCGAGCGCCGCGGCCAACGACGTCTATCGTGTCGGGCCTCAGGCGCGGATCAAGGTCGCCATCGTCGAATGGATCGCTGCAACAGGCGAATACAAGGAATGGACGGCGCTAAACGGCGAATATGTCGTGTCGCAATCGGGTTCGATCTCAATCCCGATGATTGGAGAAATGCAGGTCGGCGACAAGACCGTCGAAGACATCAGTGCCGATATCGGCGAGAAGCTGAAGCAGATCACCGGTCTGGCGCTTGCGCCGACTGCCTCGGTCGAGGTCGTCAAATATCCGATGATCTATGTGTCCGGTGCTGTCGAAAAACCAAGCGAGCTGGAGTTCAGGCCCGGCCTGACGGTGAAACAGGCCATCGCCATGGCGGGTGGGCGGGAGCGTCGGTCCAGTCAGACCGGCGACTACTCGGAGGCGCAGCAGGTCAGCTATGCCGGCGAGATCAGCCGGATGGAGCTGCAGCTGAAACAGCTTGGCGCCCGGCGGGCCCGCCTCATGGCCGAACTCAACGATCAGCCGGCGATTTCATTTCCGCCCGAGATCAAGGCCGCTCCCGAGGGATCGGCCGTCTCGCAGATCATGACGAGCGAAGTCGACCTGTTCAATGCCAGGGCGGATGCTTTGCGTCAGCAACTCGCCGCCGCCGCGGATCTGGAAGTGCTGTTGCGTAACGAAATCAACATTCTTGATGAGAAAATGTCGTCGCAGGACGAGCAGGTGAAGATCGCGCAGGACGAGTTGAGCGACATTTCCAAGCTGGTCGACACCAAAATCCTGACCACCTCGCGGAAGACCTCGCTGGAGCGGATCGTCGCTGAGATGCAGGCAGGCAAGCTGGATCTTGTCGTTGCTTCGATGCAGGCGAAGCAGAAGCTGAGCGAGACCCAGCGCGATGCGCTCAATCTCACGGGTCAACGCAAGACCGATGCTGGCCAGCAGCTGCAGACTACCGAGACCGAAATCGAGGATACGAAACTAAAGCGAAACACGACGTTGCAGCTGCTGCAGCTTTCAGGCGCTTCGCTTTCGAGAAGTCAGAGCATGAAGGCGCTCGATCTCCAGCCGATGGAATACTGGATCACCCGCAACGGCGACGAAGCCAATGCGATCAAGGCATCGGAAGCGACGGCGCTACAGCCGGGAGACGTTCTGGACGTGCGCTACAACATTTCCGGAAGCCTGGACGGCACGGCGCTTTCATCCGCCGACACCGGCCAATCTCAATAG
- a CDS encoding glycosyltransferase translates to MRVAIVHYWLVSMRGGEKVVEALCDMYPDADIFTLVYDESRVSEKIRRHKIFTSFLQRIPGAAKTYQSLLPLMPFALESFDLTGYDLIISSESGPAKGIIPPPGATHVCYCHSPMRYLWDHYHFYRSHAGLASRLLLPMLAPLLRSWDVNTSMRVDRFVANSHHVCDRIGKYYRRPATVVYPPVNVDDFMPAPSTEDFYLCAGQLVPYKRIDLAVKAFTRMNRQLVVIGEGSEAEGLKRIAGPSITFLGRTPFPILKEKLARCRALIFPGEEDFGMVPVEAMASGRPVIAYGSGGALETVAPGVTGILFDQQSVDALIKAVIDFEAIQHRFHPETLQSHAEQFSQRKFIAAMQAIINEELLIRKAARLRSHPAVQTGRETQLPVLAMEPHSRTLQ, encoded by the coding sequence ATGCGGGTAGCGATCGTGCATTATTGGCTGGTGTCGATGCGGGGCGGAGAAAAAGTGGTCGAGGCTCTCTGCGACATGTATCCGGACGCCGATATCTTCACTCTCGTCTATGATGAAAGCCGTGTCTCCGAGAAGATCCGCAGACACAAGATTTTCACCTCCTTCCTTCAGCGGATTCCGGGCGCCGCCAAGACCTACCAATCGCTGCTGCCGCTGATGCCCTTCGCATTGGAGAGCTTCGACCTTACCGGCTACGATCTGATCATTTCCAGCGAATCAGGCCCGGCCAAGGGCATTATCCCGCCGCCGGGGGCAACGCATGTCTGCTATTGCCACTCCCCCATGCGCTATCTTTGGGATCACTATCACTTCTATCGATCCCATGCGGGCCTAGCATCCCGGCTCTTATTGCCGATGCTGGCGCCGTTGCTGCGCTCCTGGGACGTCAATACGAGCATGCGGGTCGACCGCTTCGTCGCCAACTCGCATCATGTCTGCGACCGCATCGGCAAATATTATCGGCGGCCCGCGACGGTGGTCTATCCGCCCGTCAATGTCGATGATTTCATGCCGGCGCCATCGACCGAGGATTTTTATCTCTGCGCCGGCCAGCTGGTTCCCTACAAGCGGATCGATCTGGCGGTGAAGGCCTTTACCCGGATGAATCGCCAGCTGGTCGTTATCGGCGAAGGCAGCGAAGCAGAGGGGTTGAAGCGCATCGCCGGTCCCTCGATCACTTTCCTCGGCAGGACCCCATTTCCAATATTGAAGGAAAAGCTTGCGCGCTGCCGTGCACTGATCTTCCCCGGCGAGGAAGACTTCGGCATGGTTCCGGTGGAAGCGATGGCAAGCGGGCGGCCCGTTATCGCTTACGGAAGCGGCGGAGCGCTGGAAACCGTCGCACCGGGGGTGACCGGCATTCTCTTCGATCAGCAGTCTGTCGACGCCCTGATCAAGGCGGTGATCGATTTCGAGGCCATACAGCACCGCTTTCACCCGGAAACACTGCAATCGCATGCGGAACAGTTCAGCCAGCGCAAATTCATCGCAGCCATGCAAGCGATCATCAATGAGGAGCTGCTGATCCGCAAGGCCGCAAGGCTGCGGAGCCACCCTGCCGTTCAAACAGGTCGCGAAACGCAATTGCCAGTACTTGCGATGGAGCCGCACAGCAGGACGCTTCAGTAA